In Notolabrus celidotus isolate fNotCel1 chromosome 8, fNotCel1.pri, whole genome shotgun sequence, a genomic segment contains:
- the arhgef6 gene encoding rho guanine nucleotide exchange factor 6 isoform X5: protein MNPEEQTVTWLISLGVLSSPKKNIADPEEFLKTSLKDGVVLCKLTERLVPGFTPKYCQDPRTEADCLSNIREFLKGCSTLKVEGFEPECLYTGENFGKVLTTLLAVNFATQDCAAERSCSQSGAPSPNQSTSSHTFPSTKSKGSLRRQSKSVEMSENGGGGQLMVKARFNFKQNNEDELSFNKGDLIHVTRQEEGGWWEGMLSGRTGWFPSNYVREIKPCEKPVSPKGTQLTKNYYSVVVQDILEHEREFVKELQTVLTSYLRPLQTSDKLSSADSTTLCGNLEEILTFQQALCVALEDCTKVSDGQQRVAGYYLNMMGQIKTLYLAYCSSHPSAVCILTDHSEELDKFMESQGASAPGILTLTTSLSKPFMRLDKYPTLLQELERHVEEAHPDYADIVKATAAFKNLVTQCQDLRKRKILELQILSEPVRSWEGDNMKSLGHVAYMSQVHLKNGSSEEKEERYLMLFPNVLVMLSASPRMSGFIYQGRLPLTGTTVTRHAEDADSAHYAFDITGSMIERITVFCSSAQELQEWLEHLQPFTKGGSPAGTISKTVEGKPLSMVGTPTHLSHLGSLSSVSRGPLEPPKISKPWSLSCLRPAPPLKPSAALGYKEDSSKSPRPIKKFLPGNRKKERKASDDDVQTRKSTVALEEDAQILRVIEAYCTGASLHQTSTGLCLTVRKECVPQVLLPEEEKIIVEEMKSNGQTVIEEKSLVDAVYALKDEVHELKKENKWMKQFLEEEQKSRKELERVVRKLAKQKNDCSWEDGGH, encoded by the exons ATGAATCCAGAGGAGCAGACTGTAACGTGGTTAATATCACTGGGAGTGCTCAGCTCGCCTAAAAAGAATATAGCGGACCCGGAGGAGTTTTTGAAAACATCGCTGAAGGATGGGGTCGTCTTATGCAAGCTCACGGAAAGGCTCGTACCTGGGTTTACTCCCAAG TATTGCCAGGACCCGAGAACTGAAGCCGACTGCCTTTCCAACATCAGGGAGTTTTTAAAAGGATGCTCGACCCTCAAAGTGGAG GGGTTTGAACCAGAGTGTTTATACACTGGTGAGAATTTTGGCAAGGTACTGACTACTCTGCTGGCGGTCAACTTCGCCACACAAG ACTGTGCTGCTGAGAGGTCATGTTCGCAGTCTGGAGCCCCCTCTCCTAATCAGTCGACATCATCCCACACCTTTCCCTCCACCAAATCAAAAGGCTCTCTACGCAGACAATCCAAATCAGTG GAGATGTCTGAGAACGGTGGAGGTGGACAGCTGATGGTGAAGGCCCGCTTCAACTTCAAGCAGAACAACGAGGACGAGCTGTCTTTCAATAAAGGAGACCTGATCCACGTGACGcggcaggaggagggagggtggTGGGAGGGCATGCTCAGTGGCAGGACGGGCTGGTTCCCCAGTAACTACGTCAGAGAGATCAAACCCTGTG AGAAGCCAGTTTCTCCTAAAGGAACCCAGCTGACCAAGAACTACTACAGTGTG GTAGTGCAAGACATCTTGGAACATGAGCGGGAGTTTGTCAAAGAGCTACAAACAGTCCTGACTTCTTATCTGCGGCCCTTACAAACCAGTGACAA GCTGAGCAGTGCAGACAGCACCACGCTGTGTGGAAACCTGGAGGAGATCCTCACCTTCCAGCAGGCGCTTTGTGTAGCTCTGGAGGACTGTACCAA AGTCTCAGATGGCCAGCAGCGAGTGGCAGGCTATTATCTGAACATGATGGGTCAGATCAAGACCTTGTACCTGGCTTACTGCTCCAGCCACCCTTCAGCTGTCTGCATCCTGACTGATCACAG tgagGAGTTAGATAAGTTCATGGAGAGCCAGGGAGCCAGTGCTCCAGGGATCCTGACCCTGACAACCAGTCTCAGCAAACCCTTCATGAGGCTCGACAAATACCCCACcctgctgcaggagctggagagaCATGTGGAG GAAGCCCACCCAGACTATGCAGACATTGTGAAGGCCACAGCGGCATTTAAGAACCTGGTG ACACAGTGCCAGGACCTGCGGAAGCGTAAAATCCTGGAGCTCCAGATTTTGTCAGAACCAGTTCGGTCCTGGGAGGGAGACAACATGAAGAGCCTCGGGCATGTGGCCTACATGTCCCAGGTCCACTTGAAAAATGGGTCCAGTGAG GAGAAAGAGGAGCGCTACCTAATGCTTTTTCCTAATGTGTTGGTCATGCTTTCCGCCAGTCCTCGAATGAGTGGCTTTATTTATCAG GGAAGACTCCCACTGACAGGTACCACAGTAACAAGACACGCAGAGGATGCAGACAGTGCACACTATGCCTTTGACATCACAG gaaGCATGATCGAGCGTATCACAGTGTTCTGCAGTAGTGCCCAGGAGCTACAGGAGTGGCTAGAGCATCTTCAGCCCTTTACCAAAGGAGGCAGCCCTGCAGGAACCATCTCAAAG ACCGTCGAAGGGAAACCGTTAAGTATGGTCGGCACCCCAACTCACCTGTCCCACCTGGGCAGCCTCAGCTCTGTCAGCCGTGGACCCCTGGAACCGCCTAAGatcagcaagccctggtcactCAGCTGCCTGCGCCCTGCCCCTCCCCTGAAACCCTCTGCTGCGCTGGGATATAAAGAG GATTCCAGCAAGAGCCCACGGCCCATAAAAAAGTTCCTGCCAGGCAACaggaagaaagaacgaaagGCATCTGATGATGATGTTCAGACGAGGAAAA GCACGGTAGCCCTGGAGGAGGACGCTCAGATACTCAGGGTGATTGAGGCATATTGCACAGGAGCCAGCCTGCACCAGACCAGCACAGGTCTGTGTTTAA cagtgcGGAAAGAGTGCGTCCCTCAGGTGCTTCtgccagaggaggagaagatcatcgtggaggagatgaagagtaACGGGCAGACTGTTATTGAGGAGAA GAGCCTGGTTGATGCTGTTTACGCCTTAAAGGACGAAGTTCATGAATTGAAAAAG GAGAACAAGTGGATGAAGCAGTTTCTGGAGGAAGAGCAGAAGTCTCGCAAAGAGCTGGAGAGAGTGGTTCGAAAACTggccaagcagaagaatgatTGTTCTTGGGAAGACGGCGGCCACTGA
- the arhgef6 gene encoding rho guanine nucleotide exchange factor 6 isoform X4 — MNPEEQTVTWLISLGVLSSPKKNIADPEEFLKTSLKDGVVLCKLTERLVPGFTPKYCQDPRTEADCLSNIREFLKGCSTLKVEGFEPECLYTGENFGKVLTTLLAVNFATQDCAAERSCSQSGAPSPNQSTSSHTFPSTKSKGSLRRQSKSVEMSENGGGGQLMVKARFNFKQNNEDELSFNKGDLIHVTRQEEGGWWEGMLSGRTGWFPSNYVREIKPCEKPVSPKGTQLTKNYYSVVVQDILEHEREFVKELQTVLTSYLRPLQTSDKLSSADSTTLCGNLEEILTFQQALCVALEDCTKVSDGQQRVAGYYLNMMGQIKTLYLAYCSSHPSAVCILTDHSEELDKFMESQGASAPGILTLTTSLSKPFMRLDKYPTLLQELERHVEEAHPDYADIVKATAAFKNLVTQCQDLRKRKILELQILSEPVRSWEGDNMKSLGHVAYMSQVHLKNGSSEEKEERYLMLFPNVLVMLSASPRMSGFIYQGRLPLTGTTVTRHAEDADSAHYAFDITGSMIERITVFCSSAQELQEWLEHLQPFTKGGSPAGTISKTVEGKPLSMVGTPTHLSHLGSLSSVSRGPLEPPKISKPWSLSCLRPAPPLKPSAALGYKERMSYIMKDSSKSPRPIKKFLPGNRKKERKASDDDVQTRKSTVALEEDAQILRVIEAYCTGASLHQTSTVRKECVPQVLLPEEEKIIVEEMKSNGQTVIEEKSLVDAVYALKDEVHELKKENKWMKQFLEEEQKSRKELERVVRKLAKQKNDCSWEDGGH; from the exons ATGAATCCAGAGGAGCAGACTGTAACGTGGTTAATATCACTGGGAGTGCTCAGCTCGCCTAAAAAGAATATAGCGGACCCGGAGGAGTTTTTGAAAACATCGCTGAAGGATGGGGTCGTCTTATGCAAGCTCACGGAAAGGCTCGTACCTGGGTTTACTCCCAAG TATTGCCAGGACCCGAGAACTGAAGCCGACTGCCTTTCCAACATCAGGGAGTTTTTAAAAGGATGCTCGACCCTCAAAGTGGAG GGGTTTGAACCAGAGTGTTTATACACTGGTGAGAATTTTGGCAAGGTACTGACTACTCTGCTGGCGGTCAACTTCGCCACACAAG ACTGTGCTGCTGAGAGGTCATGTTCGCAGTCTGGAGCCCCCTCTCCTAATCAGTCGACATCATCCCACACCTTTCCCTCCACCAAATCAAAAGGCTCTCTACGCAGACAATCCAAATCAGTG GAGATGTCTGAGAACGGTGGAGGTGGACAGCTGATGGTGAAGGCCCGCTTCAACTTCAAGCAGAACAACGAGGACGAGCTGTCTTTCAATAAAGGAGACCTGATCCACGTGACGcggcaggaggagggagggtggTGGGAGGGCATGCTCAGTGGCAGGACGGGCTGGTTCCCCAGTAACTACGTCAGAGAGATCAAACCCTGTG AGAAGCCAGTTTCTCCTAAAGGAACCCAGCTGACCAAGAACTACTACAGTGTG GTAGTGCAAGACATCTTGGAACATGAGCGGGAGTTTGTCAAAGAGCTACAAACAGTCCTGACTTCTTATCTGCGGCCCTTACAAACCAGTGACAA GCTGAGCAGTGCAGACAGCACCACGCTGTGTGGAAACCTGGAGGAGATCCTCACCTTCCAGCAGGCGCTTTGTGTAGCTCTGGAGGACTGTACCAA AGTCTCAGATGGCCAGCAGCGAGTGGCAGGCTATTATCTGAACATGATGGGTCAGATCAAGACCTTGTACCTGGCTTACTGCTCCAGCCACCCTTCAGCTGTCTGCATCCTGACTGATCACAG tgagGAGTTAGATAAGTTCATGGAGAGCCAGGGAGCCAGTGCTCCAGGGATCCTGACCCTGACAACCAGTCTCAGCAAACCCTTCATGAGGCTCGACAAATACCCCACcctgctgcaggagctggagagaCATGTGGAG GAAGCCCACCCAGACTATGCAGACATTGTGAAGGCCACAGCGGCATTTAAGAACCTGGTG ACACAGTGCCAGGACCTGCGGAAGCGTAAAATCCTGGAGCTCCAGATTTTGTCAGAACCAGTTCGGTCCTGGGAGGGAGACAACATGAAGAGCCTCGGGCATGTGGCCTACATGTCCCAGGTCCACTTGAAAAATGGGTCCAGTGAG GAGAAAGAGGAGCGCTACCTAATGCTTTTTCCTAATGTGTTGGTCATGCTTTCCGCCAGTCCTCGAATGAGTGGCTTTATTTATCAG GGAAGACTCCCACTGACAGGTACCACAGTAACAAGACACGCAGAGGATGCAGACAGTGCACACTATGCCTTTGACATCACAG gaaGCATGATCGAGCGTATCACAGTGTTCTGCAGTAGTGCCCAGGAGCTACAGGAGTGGCTAGAGCATCTTCAGCCCTTTACCAAAGGAGGCAGCCCTGCAGGAACCATCTCAAAG ACCGTCGAAGGGAAACCGTTAAGTATGGTCGGCACCCCAACTCACCTGTCCCACCTGGGCAGCCTCAGCTCTGTCAGCCGTGGACCCCTGGAACCGCCTAAGatcagcaagccctggtcactCAGCTGCCTGCGCCCTGCCCCTCCCCTGAAACCCTCTGCTGCGCTGGGATATAAAGAG AGGATGTCTTATATCATGAAG GATTCCAGCAAGAGCCCACGGCCCATAAAAAAGTTCCTGCCAGGCAACaggaagaaagaacgaaagGCATCTGATGATGATGTTCAGACGAGGAAAA GCACGGTAGCCCTGGAGGAGGACGCTCAGATACTCAGGGTGATTGAGGCATATTGCACAGGAGCCAGCCTGCACCAGACCAGCACAG tgcGGAAAGAGTGCGTCCCTCAGGTGCTTCtgccagaggaggagaagatcatcgtggaggagatgaagagtaACGGGCAGACTGTTATTGAGGAGAA GAGCCTGGTTGATGCTGTTTACGCCTTAAAGGACGAAGTTCATGAATTGAAAAAG GAGAACAAGTGGATGAAGCAGTTTCTGGAGGAAGAGCAGAAGTCTCGCAAAGAGCTGGAGAGAGTGGTTCGAAAACTggccaagcagaagaatgatTGTTCTTGGGAAGACGGCGGCCACTGA
- the arhgef6 gene encoding rho guanine nucleotide exchange factor 6 isoform X3, whose protein sequence is MNPEEQTVTWLISLGVLSSPKKNIADPEEFLKTSLKDGVVLCKLTERLVPGFTPKYCQDPRTEADCLSNIREFLKGCSTLKVEGFEPECLYTGENFGKVLTTLLAVNFATQDCAAERSCSQSGAPSPNQSTSSHTFPSTKSKGSLRRQSKSVEMSENGGGGQLMVKARFNFKQNNEDELSFNKGDLIHVTRQEEGGWWEGMLSGRTGWFPSNYVREIKPCEKPVSPKGTQLTKNYYSVVVQDILEHEREFVKELQTVLTSYLRPLQTSDKLSSADSTTLCGNLEEILTFQQALCVALEDCTKVSDGQQRVAGYYLNMMGQIKTLYLAYCSSHPSAVCILTDHSEELDKFMESQGASAPGILTLTTSLSKPFMRLDKYPTLLQELERHVEEAHPDYADIVKATAAFKNLVTQCQDLRKRKILELQILSEPVRSWEGDNMKSLGHVAYMSQVHLKNGSSEEKEERYLMLFPNVLVMLSASPRMSGFIYQGRLPLTGTTVTRHAEDADSAHYAFDITGSMIERITVFCSSAQELQEWLEHLQPFTKGGSPAGTISKTVEGKPLSMVGTPTHLSHLGSLSSVSRGPLEPPKISKPWSLSCLRPAPPLKPSAALGYKERMSYIMKDSSKSPRPIKKFLPGNRKKERKASDDDVQTRKSTVALEEDAQILRVIEAYCTGASLHQTSTAVRKECVPQVLLPEEEKIIVEEMKSNGQTVIEEKSLVDAVYALKDEVHELKKENKWMKQFLEEEQKSRKELERVVRKLAKQKNDCSWEDGGH, encoded by the exons ATGAATCCAGAGGAGCAGACTGTAACGTGGTTAATATCACTGGGAGTGCTCAGCTCGCCTAAAAAGAATATAGCGGACCCGGAGGAGTTTTTGAAAACATCGCTGAAGGATGGGGTCGTCTTATGCAAGCTCACGGAAAGGCTCGTACCTGGGTTTACTCCCAAG TATTGCCAGGACCCGAGAACTGAAGCCGACTGCCTTTCCAACATCAGGGAGTTTTTAAAAGGATGCTCGACCCTCAAAGTGGAG GGGTTTGAACCAGAGTGTTTATACACTGGTGAGAATTTTGGCAAGGTACTGACTACTCTGCTGGCGGTCAACTTCGCCACACAAG ACTGTGCTGCTGAGAGGTCATGTTCGCAGTCTGGAGCCCCCTCTCCTAATCAGTCGACATCATCCCACACCTTTCCCTCCACCAAATCAAAAGGCTCTCTACGCAGACAATCCAAATCAGTG GAGATGTCTGAGAACGGTGGAGGTGGACAGCTGATGGTGAAGGCCCGCTTCAACTTCAAGCAGAACAACGAGGACGAGCTGTCTTTCAATAAAGGAGACCTGATCCACGTGACGcggcaggaggagggagggtggTGGGAGGGCATGCTCAGTGGCAGGACGGGCTGGTTCCCCAGTAACTACGTCAGAGAGATCAAACCCTGTG AGAAGCCAGTTTCTCCTAAAGGAACCCAGCTGACCAAGAACTACTACAGTGTG GTAGTGCAAGACATCTTGGAACATGAGCGGGAGTTTGTCAAAGAGCTACAAACAGTCCTGACTTCTTATCTGCGGCCCTTACAAACCAGTGACAA GCTGAGCAGTGCAGACAGCACCACGCTGTGTGGAAACCTGGAGGAGATCCTCACCTTCCAGCAGGCGCTTTGTGTAGCTCTGGAGGACTGTACCAA AGTCTCAGATGGCCAGCAGCGAGTGGCAGGCTATTATCTGAACATGATGGGTCAGATCAAGACCTTGTACCTGGCTTACTGCTCCAGCCACCCTTCAGCTGTCTGCATCCTGACTGATCACAG tgagGAGTTAGATAAGTTCATGGAGAGCCAGGGAGCCAGTGCTCCAGGGATCCTGACCCTGACAACCAGTCTCAGCAAACCCTTCATGAGGCTCGACAAATACCCCACcctgctgcaggagctggagagaCATGTGGAG GAAGCCCACCCAGACTATGCAGACATTGTGAAGGCCACAGCGGCATTTAAGAACCTGGTG ACACAGTGCCAGGACCTGCGGAAGCGTAAAATCCTGGAGCTCCAGATTTTGTCAGAACCAGTTCGGTCCTGGGAGGGAGACAACATGAAGAGCCTCGGGCATGTGGCCTACATGTCCCAGGTCCACTTGAAAAATGGGTCCAGTGAG GAGAAAGAGGAGCGCTACCTAATGCTTTTTCCTAATGTGTTGGTCATGCTTTCCGCCAGTCCTCGAATGAGTGGCTTTATTTATCAG GGAAGACTCCCACTGACAGGTACCACAGTAACAAGACACGCAGAGGATGCAGACAGTGCACACTATGCCTTTGACATCACAG gaaGCATGATCGAGCGTATCACAGTGTTCTGCAGTAGTGCCCAGGAGCTACAGGAGTGGCTAGAGCATCTTCAGCCCTTTACCAAAGGAGGCAGCCCTGCAGGAACCATCTCAAAG ACCGTCGAAGGGAAACCGTTAAGTATGGTCGGCACCCCAACTCACCTGTCCCACCTGGGCAGCCTCAGCTCTGTCAGCCGTGGACCCCTGGAACCGCCTAAGatcagcaagccctggtcactCAGCTGCCTGCGCCCTGCCCCTCCCCTGAAACCCTCTGCTGCGCTGGGATATAAAGAG AGGATGTCTTATATCATGAAG GATTCCAGCAAGAGCCCACGGCCCATAAAAAAGTTCCTGCCAGGCAACaggaagaaagaacgaaagGCATCTGATGATGATGTTCAGACGAGGAAAA GCACGGTAGCCCTGGAGGAGGACGCTCAGATACTCAGGGTGATTGAGGCATATTGCACAGGAGCCAGCCTGCACCAGACCAGCACAG cagtgcGGAAAGAGTGCGTCCCTCAGGTGCTTCtgccagaggaggagaagatcatcgtggaggagatgaagagtaACGGGCAGACTGTTATTGAGGAGAA GAGCCTGGTTGATGCTGTTTACGCCTTAAAGGACGAAGTTCATGAATTGAAAAAG GAGAACAAGTGGATGAAGCAGTTTCTGGAGGAAGAGCAGAAGTCTCGCAAAGAGCTGGAGAGAGTGGTTCGAAAACTggccaagcagaagaatgatTGTTCTTGGGAAGACGGCGGCCACTGA
- the arhgef6 gene encoding rho guanine nucleotide exchange factor 6 isoform X6 has translation MNPEEQTVTWLISLGVLSSPKKNIADPEEFLKTSLKDGVVLCKLTERLVPGFTPKYCQDPRTEADCLSNIREFLKGCSTLKVEGFEPECLYTGENFGKVLTTLLAVNFATQDCAAERSCSQSGAPSPNQSTSSHTFPSTKSKGSLRRQSKSVEMSENGGGGQLMVKARFNFKQNNEDELSFNKGDLIHVTRQEEGGWWEGMLSGRTGWFPSNYVREIKPCEKPVSPKGTQLTKNYYSVVVQDILEHEREFVKELQTVLTSYLRPLQTSDKLSSADSTTLCGNLEEILTFQQALCVALEDCTKVSDGQQRVAGYYLNMMGQIKTLYLAYCSSHPSAVCILTDHSEELDKFMESQGASAPGILTLTTSLSKPFMRLDKYPTLLQELERHVEEAHPDYADIVKATAAFKNLVTQCQDLRKRKILELQILSEPVRSWEGDNMKSLGHVAYMSQVHLKNGSSEEKEERYLMLFPNVLVMLSASPRMSGFIYQGRLPLTGTTVTRHAEDADSAHYAFDITGSMIERITVFCSSAQELQEWLEHLQPFTKGGSPAGTISKTVEGKPLSMVGTPTHLSHLGSLSSVSRGPLEPPKISKPWSLSCLRPAPPLKPSAALGYKEDSSKSPRPIKKFLPGNRKKERKASDDDVQTRKSTVALEEDAQILRVIEAYCTGASLHQTSTAVRKECVPQVLLPEEEKIIVEEMKSNGQTVIEEKSLVDAVYALKDEVHELKKENKWMKQFLEEEQKSRKELERVVRKLAKQKNDCSWEDGGH, from the exons ATGAATCCAGAGGAGCAGACTGTAACGTGGTTAATATCACTGGGAGTGCTCAGCTCGCCTAAAAAGAATATAGCGGACCCGGAGGAGTTTTTGAAAACATCGCTGAAGGATGGGGTCGTCTTATGCAAGCTCACGGAAAGGCTCGTACCTGGGTTTACTCCCAAG TATTGCCAGGACCCGAGAACTGAAGCCGACTGCCTTTCCAACATCAGGGAGTTTTTAAAAGGATGCTCGACCCTCAAAGTGGAG GGGTTTGAACCAGAGTGTTTATACACTGGTGAGAATTTTGGCAAGGTACTGACTACTCTGCTGGCGGTCAACTTCGCCACACAAG ACTGTGCTGCTGAGAGGTCATGTTCGCAGTCTGGAGCCCCCTCTCCTAATCAGTCGACATCATCCCACACCTTTCCCTCCACCAAATCAAAAGGCTCTCTACGCAGACAATCCAAATCAGTG GAGATGTCTGAGAACGGTGGAGGTGGACAGCTGATGGTGAAGGCCCGCTTCAACTTCAAGCAGAACAACGAGGACGAGCTGTCTTTCAATAAAGGAGACCTGATCCACGTGACGcggcaggaggagggagggtggTGGGAGGGCATGCTCAGTGGCAGGACGGGCTGGTTCCCCAGTAACTACGTCAGAGAGATCAAACCCTGTG AGAAGCCAGTTTCTCCTAAAGGAACCCAGCTGACCAAGAACTACTACAGTGTG GTAGTGCAAGACATCTTGGAACATGAGCGGGAGTTTGTCAAAGAGCTACAAACAGTCCTGACTTCTTATCTGCGGCCCTTACAAACCAGTGACAA GCTGAGCAGTGCAGACAGCACCACGCTGTGTGGAAACCTGGAGGAGATCCTCACCTTCCAGCAGGCGCTTTGTGTAGCTCTGGAGGACTGTACCAA AGTCTCAGATGGCCAGCAGCGAGTGGCAGGCTATTATCTGAACATGATGGGTCAGATCAAGACCTTGTACCTGGCTTACTGCTCCAGCCACCCTTCAGCTGTCTGCATCCTGACTGATCACAG tgagGAGTTAGATAAGTTCATGGAGAGCCAGGGAGCCAGTGCTCCAGGGATCCTGACCCTGACAACCAGTCTCAGCAAACCCTTCATGAGGCTCGACAAATACCCCACcctgctgcaggagctggagagaCATGTGGAG GAAGCCCACCCAGACTATGCAGACATTGTGAAGGCCACAGCGGCATTTAAGAACCTGGTG ACACAGTGCCAGGACCTGCGGAAGCGTAAAATCCTGGAGCTCCAGATTTTGTCAGAACCAGTTCGGTCCTGGGAGGGAGACAACATGAAGAGCCTCGGGCATGTGGCCTACATGTCCCAGGTCCACTTGAAAAATGGGTCCAGTGAG GAGAAAGAGGAGCGCTACCTAATGCTTTTTCCTAATGTGTTGGTCATGCTTTCCGCCAGTCCTCGAATGAGTGGCTTTATTTATCAG GGAAGACTCCCACTGACAGGTACCACAGTAACAAGACACGCAGAGGATGCAGACAGTGCACACTATGCCTTTGACATCACAG gaaGCATGATCGAGCGTATCACAGTGTTCTGCAGTAGTGCCCAGGAGCTACAGGAGTGGCTAGAGCATCTTCAGCCCTTTACCAAAGGAGGCAGCCCTGCAGGAACCATCTCAAAG ACCGTCGAAGGGAAACCGTTAAGTATGGTCGGCACCCCAACTCACCTGTCCCACCTGGGCAGCCTCAGCTCTGTCAGCCGTGGACCCCTGGAACCGCCTAAGatcagcaagccctggtcactCAGCTGCCTGCGCCCTGCCCCTCCCCTGAAACCCTCTGCTGCGCTGGGATATAAAGAG GATTCCAGCAAGAGCCCACGGCCCATAAAAAAGTTCCTGCCAGGCAACaggaagaaagaacgaaagGCATCTGATGATGATGTTCAGACGAGGAAAA GCACGGTAGCCCTGGAGGAGGACGCTCAGATACTCAGGGTGATTGAGGCATATTGCACAGGAGCCAGCCTGCACCAGACCAGCACAG cagtgcGGAAAGAGTGCGTCCCTCAGGTGCTTCtgccagaggaggagaagatcatcgtggaggagatgaagagtaACGGGCAGACTGTTATTGAGGAGAA GAGCCTGGTTGATGCTGTTTACGCCTTAAAGGACGAAGTTCATGAATTGAAAAAG GAGAACAAGTGGATGAAGCAGTTTCTGGAGGAAGAGCAGAAGTCTCGCAAAGAGCTGGAGAGAGTGGTTCGAAAACTggccaagcagaagaatgatTGTTCTTGGGAAGACGGCGGCCACTGA